The following is a genomic window from Bombina bombina isolate aBomBom1 chromosome 3, aBomBom1.pri, whole genome shotgun sequence.
caagtgtcccgtgtgcgtctgttctctaaactaaagcaagccaagtgtcgtgtgcgtctgttctctaaactaaagcaagccaagtgtcccgtgtgcgtctgttctctaaactaaagcaagccaagtgtcctgtgtgcgtctgttctctaaactaaagcaagccaagtgtcccgtgtgcgtctgttctctaaactaaagcaagccaagtgtcccgtgtgcgtctgttctctaaactaaagcaagccaagtgtcccgtgtgcgtctgttctctaaactaaagcaagccaagtgtcccgtgtgcgtctgttctctaaactaaagcaagccaagtgtcccgtgtgcgtctgttctctaaactaaagcaagccaagtgtcccgtgtgcatctgttctctaaactaaagcaagccaagtgtcccgtgtgcgtctgttctctaaactaaagcaagccaagtgtcccgtgtgcgtctgttctctaaactaaagcaagccaagtgtcccgtgtgcgtctgttctctaaactaaagcaagccaagtgtcccgtgtgcgtctgttctctaaactaaagcaagccaagtgtcccgtgtgcgtctgttctctaaactaaagcaagccaagtgtcccgtcTACGTCTGTTCTCCAAACTAAAGCAAGCCAGGTGTCCCATCTGCGTCTGTTCTCCAAACTAAAGCAAGCCAGGTGTCCCATCTGCGTCTGTTCTCCAAACTAAAGCAAGCCAGGTGTCCCTTCTGCGTCTGTTCTCCAAACTAAAGCAAGCCAGGTGTCCCATCTGCGTCTGTTCTCCAAACTAAAGCAAGCCAGGTGTCCCATCTGCGCCTGTTCTCCAAACTAAAGCAAGCCAGGTGTCCCATCTGCGTCTGTTCTCCAAACTAAAGCAAGCCAGGTGTCCCATCTGCGTCTGTTCTCCAAACTAAAGCAAGCCAGGTGTCCCATCTGCGTCTGTTCTCCAAACTAAAGCAAGCCAGGTGTCCCGCCtgcatctgttctctaaactaaagcaagccaagtgtcccgcctgcatctgttctctaaactaaagcaagccaagtgtcccatttgcgtctgttctctaaactaaagcaagccaagtgtcccgcctgcatctgttctctaaactaaagcaagccaagtgtcccatTTGCATCTGTTCTCTAAACAAGTCAAGTGTCCTGTctgcgtctgttctctaaactaaagcaagtcAAGTGTTCCATCTGttatctaaactaaagcaagccaagtgccCAATctgcgtctgttctctaaactaaatcAGGGTAAACATTGTGTAACCAATAAACACTTCATATGGTAAAATAATAATACTCAGAATACTATGTTTACATGCACAGTACTCCTAAAACTTTAATTACAGAATTTAGGGAGTCACGTTGAGTTGTAGCTGACCTATAAAATAAGTCAGAATTAGGGATAATTCAGTGTTACCAAATTCCCATTGTCAGTGGCCACTGTTCGTGCAGTTCCAACAATAGTAGACCCACAACTACTTGGAATATTATAATTTTACAGAACAATGTAAAAGCATTTCTTCAAATTGGCTGTCCAAATAATCGGAAAAAACATGGCAGACATCTGTTGCCAGTTAAGTGAATGAAACACGTCAGTGGGTCAGCAGCAGAGTGGGGCTGTGGCTTGTAAGAGGCCATCTTTACTCCTTCCCTTTGGTGATTAGGCCGGCAATTTTAGCAAAGTTTTCTTCCTGCTGTTCCAGGGCATCAAGGACAATTCCCATAGGCGTTTTCTTCAGACCAATTCCCTCAATCTTATTTTCCAGTTTGTTCTTTACATTACGAAGCCTCAGAGAAGCATGAATAAACATTAACAACATCGGAAAAGTGATTCCAAATACAAAAACCATCACACCGCCAAACATTGAAATGACAAAGTAGCTGGATAACAGAATGGAGAGAATGAACACGGTGGGGTACTGCTTCTTAAATTTGCGCACAAAATCCTTGTTATGTGAGGTCCATATGAAGCCCAGGAAGATAAGAATCACAACAGTGGCACCGAGCACCATGTTAAGTGGACTTAAAAATCCCACCAGGGAGATAATAGCCGCACCCATAAGCAGGTAGTTCGTTTGATAGTAGAGCAGGTTGCTTACGACCCTGTTGTTCCATTTAGATACATCTTTAAAGTCAGGCCGGGCAAACCGCTCAAAGCCGGGGAAGAAATCCTCCCAGGAGCGTAGAGGAGCAACCTGTACGTCCATTCTGAACAGCTGATTCAAGATAGTCAAGAGGCCTAGTCAATGTCTGCGCATGCGCCTAAATAAACCTTACTTAATACACATATAGTCAAAAGTACTGTATACGTGTAGTGAGGCTATACAAATATGCGTAATACACATAACCGTGATtaccagaaaaataaacaaaattataaactaAGTATGAAAGAGAGAAGAAGAACTCAAGGGGACAAAAAACAAGGCATACACATCAAACAAACATGCCATAGGATACAAGTATACTCATCAAATAGTGTCCACATGCGTAGTAGCTCAGTTCTGTGAACTAAGAGATATATATTGCATCATCACACAGCAGGTGGCCACAGTCTTGTAAAATAAACTGCAGTTTCTTGATAGAAGAAATCTTCGTTCCACGCTGTTGGCACAGATAAAGTCTGTAAATATCTTCAGCTTAAATTTTGCTATGTGCCAATGCGTAAGCCACTTGTGTGTGTGATCCTGGAAGGAGTGCACTTTTTCTCATATGCGGTCGGTAACCAAGTTGCCCCGGTATATTCAAACCACAGAGAAATCGAGTATTTAACCCGATGCCTGCTCCTTCTACCCTTACACACTTGCGGTTGGCTGATGAAAAGGCTCAAGGTATGCTGAATAACAGTAATCAGCTGTAGACTGTGTTGATGTCCTCAAAAGTTTTCCTCCTTAACTCAATAGAGAGTAAGTaaagccgacgtacgtttcaccaaaagTTTGGCTTCTTCCGGGCATATCTATTTGGAGTCCATCATTTCCGTTTTAAGGcttattgatgtgcagccacctccGGAAACTGTTGCCAGTGAATATAGGTTCCCACTTAATTAAAGAAACACGTGGTAAAAATGTGTGTCATTAATATCATTGACAGtgttacagaataaaaaaaaaaaaaaaaatacaatataaatacatcATACTTAGATTTGTTGGATTCATTGGTTATATGGCTTTCACCTACTAATACAGATTAAATCTAAGATATTAGACTATGTACACTTATAGGAAATGGCCTAAATTAGTTTCCTTATTGAGGCCATTGGGGGCTAGCATCCCTAAATTGTAGATCCATTTACTCTCACGTTGAAGTAACGTCCTATCCACATTGCCTCCCCTGATCCCCAAACTTACACGGTCAATTCATATCATTTTAAATTCACGTGAAGATGAATTATGGTGCAGTTTGAAATGTCACGCTATACTTGAAGTTTGAACTTCATTTTCTATGTCTCTTAAATGTTTAAGTACACGGTCACGGAGGGCTCTTGTCGTTTTTCCTAGTAAAGGGGACAGCTGCACTTTTAGCCAAATATACTAAACTCTCTGTCCTACAAGTTATCTTGCTTCTAATTTTATAGATTTTGCCAGTTCTGTCAgagaaaaaacttattttttcaATCTGATTGCAAGCCTTGCATTATTTACAAGGATAGCATCCCGGTTCCACATTGATTCTATGGAGCCAATAAATGGTATGAGTTTAATTTCCCAAATACTCTCTCTAAAATCCAAAATAAACTGCAAAGGTGGACCTCACTATTGATTTCACTTTCTGCCCGAATTATGCTGGTAAAAACTCTTATTCCTCCAACAGAAAGATATTGTCAATTTTAATATGGCCTGTTCAAAGTTTATATGGCAAAGTAGGAAACCAAGAATGTCATCCATTAAGTTGTCCAATAATATGAATTTTGGTGGTCTTGGTCTCCCACAGATTAGGCACTATAATTGGTCTAGTATATTAAAGTTTGCATTTGATTGGCTGACGGAAGAAGAGAACGTTACTTTATTTAGAATGGAATCTGCTATTATTGCTCCCTTCTCTCTACAGGCCTTGTTGCATTGCCCTGTTTCTAAACTTCATAGCATAGTCTCTAATCTGCTAGTCTTCAGAAATGTTATAACAGTCTGGCAAAGATTAAGCTCTGAATGTAAAGTTAAATTTCAGGTCTCCAAGTATGTACCTATTGTAGGTCTACCTGAATTTATGCCAGGTCAAAACATTTGATAGACTTAAAACAGAGTTCAACATTTTGTGAACAAATTGTTTCAAGAATATGGTGACAGTTGGGACTTAGAAGGTATCGAATTAGGGATAAGTCAATATTAAGCAGGTAATTATGCAatctctaatatatgcaatctttGAAGAGCAGACAGGAACAGACACAACTTAATTTAATAGTTTGAAAGTAGCAGACACTTTTTACGGAACTCAGTGAAGAACAGATAATACAAAGTTTTAAAATTATCTATAATACATGTGTCTCTAATTCTTGGAGGGAATCgcactttaaattaataaatagattaTATTTAATCCCTGCTAGATTATCTAAGTGGACCCAGGTTCTTCTAGTAGATGCATTAAATGCAATATGGAGTTTGCAGATTTATACCACTGTTTTTGGAACTGGCAAAAAGTCAAGATCTTCTGGTCTCAAATTAATCAGTGGCTCAACGGATATATGGAGAGTGAGGTGAGTCTGGAAGCTAAGCatattctttttatgtttaaagaGGATGTTAGGCGCCACAATGCAGGATTGCTAAATACGGCTATATTAATTGGCCATAATGTGATATTGAAACATTGGAAGAACAGAATGGGTCCTAGTTTCTCCGAATTTAATAACAGTATGCCGAGTCAGATTTTTATGAATCAGTGTTTAATTAAAATACATAATGACAAATCtatgattttttttgggggggggaggatTAAGGTAATTTGTGATTTTCCTAAAGAGACCCAACTTCTTATTATTCCTCCTTTTTAAAAGTTGGACTTTTTTTGTACAATCTAGAGCAAATGGTGTCTTTCCATATGACTGGAGCTATATTTAGACCCAATGTagagaattttatatatattatctatgcCTGCAAGTTTATAGTTCACTAGTTGATATTTGCAGAGttgctgtgagtgtatgtgtgtttttatgcgcTATTTTCTTCAATCAATAAATGCACCTGTTTTGAGCATCTTGTCCGGACACTCGtttgtttcctatatatatatatatatatatatatatatatatatatatatatatatatatatatatatatatatatatatatatatatatatatatacacatagacatatatatatgtgtatatatttgtatatgtttatttctttttctccccccccctctttaggGCCATGACTTCCCCTCCCCTAAGGGTATATTTGTTGGGAGTTCCCttcaggggtaaatttatcaaaggctaggcgaactctgtatgtgcttcacctgtaactgcaccgcagctcgcctccggagaagcgcacatgtgcgcctaaatttataaaaaaaatagatgtaattttGCGCATTTAGTAAAAGGCGAGCTGGGGGTAATAATGATGAATGtcacctgtcggaaaaagcatttactccctatttatcacagtacatccctataaatatttacgctgccatgtcttgattattaaaaaagcgttttttaggtatctattttgcgcatatttatattatataatgtttccatgctgtttttgccatatgttggtaatttaagatcgcaaaaatcaatatatcattatatcgatatatactgtatatatatatatataaaactcttggtACCCgaatgcgcctgtggaagcgcaaatttctggcaataacagtctcttcttggcgccgaGCCTTTTAAAaatgagttaaaagaagaaagtactgcatcacaagatgtaaaacatgtatgataatggtgttcgcctcagtctgtatagCGAAATCTAGAACAcgcaatttaaggagaaatttcagttccctatcggcgcaaagcaatgataaataaaaaactgtgcgtatttgtaggttgggctgtgaaattacgcctattactaatgtatattggtccACTCGGGAGCGCCTAGGGCCTAGGCGTATGCAAgcagagtgcgaagaagtttctttcagatttgcgcaattataggcgcagctTGCTTTTATAAATATGGCAATTGGTGCGTATGCGTTATTTTGCCCGCAATTACAGGCAAATtgctttgttaaatctaccccttagtctactTTTTCTTGTGTTTGTATAGATATATCTCAAGATAATATATGTATGAGTTTACCATATATCTGGTGTTTTCCTCTTGTTTGTATAAAGTATGCAAGAAATAATGTCCTAATATGTATGTAAATTCTTCTTGagatatctaataaaaattatataaacaaaagAGAAATGCATCTTGCATACCAAGATATGCAATTCTTACTGGCTGATACAAGCCGCATCTATTGATAGATAGTCTGGCAAGAACAGGTAGTGAGTTTTATTCAGCACcaaaaaaatatctttctttagaagaggaaacaaaaacataaaatggtATTTAAAAGTATGATTGTGAGTTGTGCACCATTTTATGCATTACTGATAAAAACGTGTTTGTACAAGGTGTTAATGCCCCCTAACTAAATTCTCCATGTTAGTCTTTAATGTGATAATCTTCTCAGGCAGTCTTATCACAAAATGGGAGTCTGTGCACACTATTGTTAAAACAATCTAATTGAAACCCTTGAAAGGGGTATAGATAAGGCAATGCTAATCAAATACAGGATACATTAGAAAACTAAATATACTGTAACAAATGGTAAACTGTATACATACTTGATAGTCTTAGTTTTTACAttgaaagggacatcaaaccctaaatatatgctagatataatGGCATATTCATAGCAAACATTAGCCTGAGAGAATAGCATGCAGATATggttttataattatattagatattcagatattgaagaaataagtgtaatgaTTTAGTCTCCATAAAGTAAAGGGCGCCATCTTATTGAAACACAGGTTTACTTGTGTTTTCTTATCTTCCCTGTTGAGGTCAGTGAGGGACAGTTTGAAATGAGTTGCTACTATAAcaatctaacacctagattacgagttttgcgttagaggctgtgcggtgttaacgagcagtttttactcaacgctcacttacctacagcgctggtattacgagtgttcAGAAactcgttgttaaaagacaagaagtgagtgttgagcaaaattttgctccaaatctcactccaataccagcgctgcttaagtcagtggtgagctggtgtaatgtgctcgtgcacgatttccccataggaatcaacaaagagagccggctgaaaaaagtctaacacctgcaaaaaagctgcgtaaaactccttaacgcagccccattgattcctatggggaaatacattttatgtctacacctaacaccctaacatgaactccgagtttaaacacccctaatcttacacttattaacccctaatctgcc
Proteins encoded in this region:
- the LOC128654225 gene encoding PRA1 family protein 3-like, translated to MDVQVAPLRSWEDFFPGFERFARPDFKDVSKWNNRVVSNLLYYQTNYLLMGAAIISLVGFLSPLNMVLGATVVILIFLGFIWTSHNKDFVRKFKKQYPTVFILSILLSSYFVISMFGGVMVFVFGITFPMLLMFIHASLRLRNVKNKLENKIEGIGLKKTPMGIVLDALEQQEENFAKIAGLITKGKE